Proteins co-encoded in one Pseudophryne corroboree isolate aPseCor3 chromosome 1, aPseCor3.hap2, whole genome shotgun sequence genomic window:
- the LOC134927941 gene encoding acetylgalactosaminyl-O-glycosyl-glycoprotein beta-1,3-N-acetylglucosaminyltransferase-like, with product MRKHNCSLLFAFIVTIIILRSLFLSSEIQDTINSSPIDTVIIRHVLPSISKLPLVKCIENDSIQSFPKFNMQTQNMKDFLTYRHCRSFQLLLDSPMKCGGPNASKDIFLLLAIKSSPANYERREIIRKTWGEEKTFGHAKVKRIFFIGVSRAQEDAKWLMQLLAIESQTYGDILQWRFQDTFYNLTLKQVLFLQWQNHRCPGVQFIFNGDDDVFVHTFNVITYLQSLENNGSHSHLFVGALNIGMPPVRENKTKYYIPKELFPGEIFPPYCSGGGILMSGFTSYSILRASEYIPLFPIDDAYLGMCLEKAGISPGNHQGMLPYGIRVPGAGMDSFDPCYYQDKLMIHRFVPHEILILWKTLQITKQHCYTNTMTVSKITD from the coding sequence ATGAGAAAACATAACTGCAGCCTCTTGTTTGCATTCATAGTGACTATCATCATTCTTCGCTCCCTTTTTTTATCAAGTGAAATTCAAGATACTATAAACTCCAGTCCAATAGACACAGTGATTATTCGTCATGTCCTTCCATCCATTTCCAAGCTACCACTTGTCAAATGCATAGAAAATGATTCCATTCAAAGCTTCCCAAAATTTAATATGCAAACACAGAACATGAAGGATTTTTTGACTTATCGTCATTGCAGGAGTTTTCAATTGTTGCTGGACTCTCCCATGAAGTGTGGTGGCCCCAATGCCTCTAAAGACATTTTCCTGTTACTAGCTATCAAAAGTTCCCCAGCAAATTATGAACGCCGTGAGATCATCCGGAAAACATGGGGAGAAGAGAAAACATTTGGACATGCCAAGGTAAAAAGAATCTTTTTTATTGGAGTCTCAAGGGCACAAGAAGATGCAAAATGGCTAATGCAGTTGCTGGCTATAGAGAGTCAGACCTATGGAGATATATTGCAGTGGAGATTTCAAGATACCTTCTACAATTTAACCTTGAAGCAAGTTCTTTTCCTCCAGTGGCAGAATCATAGATGTCCTGGAGTGCAGTTTATTTTCAATGGAGATGATGATGTCTTTGTCCACACTTTTAATGTTATTACATATTTGCAAAGCTTGGAAAATAATGGAAGCCATAGTCACCTTTTTGTTGGTGCATTGAATATAGGGATGCCTCCTGTTCGTGAGAATAAAACAAAATACTATATCCCAAAAGAACTTTTTCCTGGTGAAATATTTCCTCCCTACTGTTCTGGTGGTGGCATTCTTATGTCTGGCTTCACTTCCTATTCTATCTTAAGGGCATCAGAGTACATACCACTATTCCCCATCGATGATGCTTATCTGGGGATGTGCCTGGAGAAGGCAGGGATAAGTCCAGGCAACCATCAAGGAATGCTCCCATATGGGATCCGGGTGCCAGGAGCTGGTATGGACTCTTTTGATCCATGTTATTACCAGGATAAACTAATGATTCATCGATTTGTGCCCCATGAAATATTAATACTGTGGAAAACTTTACAGATCACAAAGCAGCACTGCTACACAAACACAATGACAGTGTCCAAAATAACTGATTAA